A part of Dryobates pubescens isolate bDryPub1 chromosome 3, bDryPub1.pri, whole genome shotgun sequence genomic DNA contains:
- the SLC5A6 gene encoding sodium-dependent multivitamin transporter produces the protein MEFTVIDYSIFALLLVLSSAIGLFYALSGNRQRTVQEFLLANRNMSFLPVALSLLATFQSAVAILGVPAEIYRFGTEYWFLGCSYFLGLLIPAHIFIPIFYRLHITSTYEYLELRFNKTVRVFGTVTFIFQMVIYMGVVLYAPALALNAVTGFDLWSAVLTIGLVCTLYTTLGGLKAVIWTDVFQTLVMFAGQLAVIVVGARRVGGMARIWHLAEQEGKISGIDLDPDPFKRYTFWTLSMGGVFMMLSLYGVNQAQVQRYLSARSEWEAKLSCYAVFPCQQIVLCLSCLTGLVMFIYDREHPLAPAQRPRSSDQLVLYFVMDVLRDLPGLPGLFVACLFSGSLSTISSAFNSLATVTMEDLVRPCCPGLSESRATLLSKLLALGYGLLCLGMAYVSSMLGPVLQAAISIFGMVGGPLLGLFCLGMFFPCANSMGAVVGLLAGLAMAFWVGIGSLLQSMGAAREPYPPNSTLLPTAGNLTTALATTLLTPTLAPQSPSGLQKFYNLSYMWYSAHNSTTVILVGLLVSLLTGPTPAAAVDPRTIYPVLPRLLCCLPHKYRQKLCCGVVFPDQVRGPDPSRGGARGLCHPPHAPAATALSPQDGDQTDTVMKSNGMANGLVPPGSRQREQETEGQGYISMGGAPEYSLQETSF, from the exons ATGGAGTTCACGGTGATCGACTACAGCATCTTtgcgctgctgctggtgctgtcgTCGGCCATCGGGCTCTTCTACGCGCTGAGCGGGAACCGGCAGCGCACAGTGCAAGAGTTCTTGCTGGCCAACCGCAACATGAGCTTCCTACCCgttgctctctccctgctggccactttTCAGTCAGCTGTGGCTATCCTGGGTGTGCCAGCCGAGATCTATCGCTTCGGTACCGAGTACTGGTTCCTCGGCTGCTCTTActtcctggggctgctcatCCCAGCCCACATCTTTATCCCTATCTTTTACCGCCTGCACATCACCAGCACCTATGAG TACTTGGAGCTGCGCTTCAACAAGACGGTGCGGGTCTTTGGCACTGTCACCTTCATCTTCCAGATG GTCATCTACATGGGAGTGGTGCTCTATGCACCTGCACTGGCCCTCAATGCAG TGACAGGCTTTGACCTCTGGAGCGCGGTGCTGACCATTGGGCTGGTCTGTACGCTGTACACCACCCTG GGTGGGCTGAAGGCTGTCATCTGGACAGACGTTTTCCAGACGCTGGTGATGTTtgcagggcagctggctgtTATTGTGGTGGGTGCCCGGCGAGTGGGTGGCATGGCCCGCATCTGGCACCTGGCCGAGCAGGAGGGCAAGATCTCTGGCATCGA cctggaccCTGACCCTTTCAAGCGTTACACCTTCTGGACCCTGTCGATGGGAGGGGTCTTCATGATGCTGTCGCTCTATGGGGTGAACCAGGCACAGGTGCAGCGGTACCTCAGTGCCCGCAGCGAGTGGGAGGCCAAGCT CTCCTGCTACGCTGTCTTCCCCTGCCAGCAAATcgtgctgtgcctcagctgcctcacCGGCCTCGTCATGTTCATCTATGACCGGGAGCACCCATTGGCACCTGCCCAGCGCCCCAGATCCTCTGACCAG CTGGTACTGTACTTCGTGATGGACGTGCTGCGGGACCTGCCTGGGCTTCCTGGGCTCTTCGTTGCCTGCCTCTTCAGTGGTTCTCTCAG caccatttcctctgctttcaaCTCGCTGGCCACGGTGACAATGGAGGACCTGGTccgtccctgctgccctgggctgtcgGAGTCACGGGCCACTCTGCTCTCCAAGCTGCTGG ctcttggTTATGGATTGCTTTGCCTGGGGATGGCCTATGTGTCCTCcatgctgggccctgtgctgcag GCAGCCATCAGCATCTTTGGCATGGTGGGGGGCCCGCTCCTGGGGCTCTTTTGCCTGGGCATGTTCTTCCCCTGTGCCAACTCCATG GGTGCTGTcgtggggctgctggcaggcctCGCCATGGCCTTCTGGGTAGGCattggcagcctgctgcagagcatgggGGCGGCCAGGGAGCCCTACCCACCCAACAGCACTCTGCTTCCCACTGCCGGCAACCTCACCACTGCCCTTGCCACCACGCTGCTGACCCCCACGCTGGCCCCCCAGAG CCCCAGTGGGCTGCAGAAGTTCTACAACTTATCCTACATGTGGTACAGTGCCCACAACTCCACCACTGTCATCCTGGTGGGGCTTCTGGTCAGCCTGCTCACTG gccccaCACCGGCAGCAGCTGTGGACCCCCGCACCATCTACCCGGTGCTGCCacgccttctgtgctgcctgccccacaaGTACCggcagaagctgtgctgtggagTGGTCTTCCCAGACCaggtgaggggcccagaccccagcaggggaggggcaCGGGGTCTGTGCCACCCTCcccatgctcctgctgccactgctctgtctccacaggacgGCGATCAGACAGATACTGTGATGAAGAGCAATGGGATGGCCAACGGCTTGGTGccccctggctccaggcagCGAGAACAGGAGACTGAAGGGCAGGGATACATCTCTATGGGTGGAGCCCCCGAGTATTCCCTGCAGGAGACCTCCTTCTGA